In Verrucomicrobiia bacterium, the following are encoded in one genomic region:
- a CDS encoding ThiF family adenylyltransferase, translated as MDQQAVTPQFYRVDDPALAALKEEHAPLVIEAMPEALDDLFKIRFPHLMPGSSEAKATRAAWDTDAWGAPQVEEKSQWAYFPWKNTLVHLPDEETFHELRTARNKFLITEEEQRAFYGAKIGIAGMSVGSSVLNALVLSGGGKHLRLADHDTLSITNLNRLFGSVCDLTVPKLTAAMRRVYEINPYAELVPFWDGVTEEKLDAFFVEGGKLDLFIEEVDDILLKVLTRRKARELGVPVIMATDNGDNTIIDVERFDLEPDRPLFHGRADEELLSRASATMPNSEKVKLASAIVGSDITPRTQYSLMQVGQTLPSWPQLGNAAILSGAATSYTARRILTGEEMPSGRYTVHFDRDIDPSFNSSKATAERQRLTDEFDLGFDLIFNRLEDPL; from the coding sequence ATGGACCAGCAAGCAGTAACGCCACAATTCTACCGTGTGGATGACCCGGCGCTAGCTGCCCTCAAGGAGGAACATGCGCCGCTGGTCATTGAGGCCATGCCTGAAGCGCTGGATGACCTCTTTAAGATCCGCTTCCCCCACCTCATGCCTGGCTCTTCCGAAGCCAAGGCAACCCGCGCCGCTTGGGATACGGATGCCTGGGGCGCCCCTCAGGTGGAAGAAAAATCCCAATGGGCCTACTTTCCCTGGAAGAACACCCTGGTTCACCTGCCAGATGAAGAAACCTTCCACGAGCTCCGTACTGCACGCAACAAGTTCCTCATCACAGAAGAGGAGCAACGGGCTTTCTACGGCGCAAAGATTGGCATTGCAGGCATGAGCGTGGGCTCGTCCGTCCTGAATGCCCTCGTCCTTTCCGGAGGCGGCAAGCACCTTCGCCTGGCCGATCACGACACCCTGTCCATCACCAACCTGAACCGCCTCTTTGGTTCTGTGTGTGACCTGACGGTTCCCAAGCTGACTGCCGCCATGCGGCGGGTCTATGAGATTAACCCCTACGCAGAGCTGGTGCCCTTCTGGGATGGTGTCACCGAAGAAAAGCTGGATGCTTTCTTTGTTGAAGGTGGCAAACTAGATCTTTTCATTGAAGAGGTGGATGACATCCTTCTCAAGGTGCTTACCCGTCGCAAAGCACGGGAGCTGGGCGTGCCTGTAATCATGGCCACAGACAACGGGGACAACACTATTATCGATGTGGAGCGCTTTGACCTGGAGCCAGACCGGCCTCTCTTCCACGGGCGTGCAGACGAGGAACTCCTTAGCCGGGCAAGCGCCACCATGCCTAACTCTGAAAAGGTAAAACTGGCCAGCGCCATTGTTGGTTCAGATATCACCCCTCGCACCCAGTACTCCCTCATGCAGGTAGGCCAAACGCTGCCCTCGTGGCCCCAGCTAGGCAACGCCGCCATTCTCTCCGGGGCAGCCACCAGCTATACCGCACGGCGCATTCTGACCGGCGAAGAGATGCCATCCGGCCGTTACACGGTACACTTTGACCGCGACATTGACCCAAGCTTCAATTCCTCCAAGGCAACGGCTGAACGGCAGCGTTTGACTGACGAATTTGACCTTGGCTTTGACCTCATCTTTAACCGCCTGGAGGATCCCCTATGA
- a CDS encoding phenylacetate--CoA ligase family protein, with translation MKTNPHPAGFAEALATFQEAATRVPAYRDFLVKNSIDPEKVTTPEDFSVVPPVTKENYLKAYPLPDLLKDGDVTTGHVVSMSSGSSGTPSFWFRNDIATRQSVELNNTLFRTSYKSHEEKTLVIIAYAMGTWIAGTYMFTGILKLAEEDHHISLVTPGINKGEIIHILKNLAPHFERTVIAGYPPFVKDVLDDAEEAGAPLTTLNVSLLFAGENYSEMWRDYVLKKIGKQNDITASVGIYGTADAGIMGFENPFSIFARRKIVENEALMKSLFPQATLLPTLVGYRPDMRYFETNKNYLLFTADNAMPLIRYKINDEGRLITGEELTAALAESDIEIPADLIQAHGYDQYLALYGRSDVSTTFYALDIFPENIKYGLESHELQERITGKFVLRSEYDRKQNQTLHLYVELRRDKKQSESLAFEIQEAVMGSLRKYNSEYNKLYSEMGAKARPRIHLLAYGAPEFEIKIKHRWTSKQ, from the coding sequence ATGAAAACGAATCCGCATCCTGCTGGTTTTGCTGAGGCACTGGCTACATTTCAAGAAGCAGCTACCAGGGTACCTGCGTACCGTGACTTTTTGGTAAAGAACAGCATTGACCCGGAAAAGGTGACCACTCCCGAGGACTTTTCGGTTGTCCCCCCTGTCACCAAGGAGAACTACCTCAAAGCGTACCCCCTTCCTGATCTCCTAAAAGATGGCGATGTTACCACGGGCCATGTGGTCTCCATGAGTTCCGGCTCCAGCGGCACGCCCTCTTTCTGGTTTAGGAACGACATTGCCACCCGCCAATCCGTTGAACTCAACAACACCCTCTTCCGGACAAGCTATAAGTCCCACGAAGAGAAAACACTGGTCATTATTGCGTACGCCATGGGCACCTGGATTGCCGGCACCTACATGTTCACCGGAATTCTTAAGCTGGCCGAAGAAGACCACCACATCTCCCTGGTCACCCCTGGCATCAACAAGGGTGAGATCATCCACATCCTCAAGAACCTGGCTCCTCACTTTGAGCGTACCGTCATTGCTGGGTACCCTCCCTTTGTCAAAGACGTGCTGGACGATGCGGAAGAGGCAGGCGCACCCCTCACTACCCTCAATGTCTCCCTCCTCTTTGCCGGCGAGAACTACTCGGAAATGTGGCGGGATTATGTCTTGAAGAAGATTGGCAAGCAGAACGACATCACCGCCTCGGTAGGCATTTACGGTACGGCCGATGCCGGGATCATGGGATTTGAGAATCCGTTCTCCATCTTTGCCCGCCGGAAAATCGTAGAAAATGAGGCCCTCATGAAAAGCCTCTTCCCTCAGGCAACCCTCCTTCCAACGCTGGTGGGCTACCGACCGGACATGCGCTACTTTGAGACCAACAAGAACTACCTTCTCTTTACTGCGGACAACGCCATGCCGCTCATTAGGTACAAGATCAACGACGAAGGCCGCCTTATTACAGGAGAGGAGCTGACGGCTGCCCTGGCTGAATCTGACATAGAAATACCCGCAGACCTTATCCAGGCACACGGCTATGACCAATACCTGGCACTCTACGGCCGCTCCGATGTTTCCACCACCTTTTACGCCCTCGATATCTTTCCGGAGAACATTAAATATGGACTAGAGAGTCACGAGCTCCAGGAACGTATTACCGGAAAATTTGTCTTGCGCAGCGAGTACGACCGCAAGCAGAACCAGACCCTCCACCTCTATGTGGAGCTCCGGCGCGACAAGAAACAGAGCGAGTCACTGGCGTTTGAGATACAAGAAGCCGTCATGGGCAGCCTGCGTAAGTACAACAGCGAGTACAACAAGCTCTACAGCGAAATGGGAGCCAAGGCCCGGCCACGCATCCACCTCTTGGCTTATGGCGCCCCGGAATTTGAGATAAAGATCAAACACCGATGGACCAGCAAGCAGTAA